A region of Allocoleopsis franciscana PCC 7113 DNA encodes the following proteins:
- a CDS encoding serine/threonine-protein kinase produces the protein MAKATSQKLTFARALMIQPGLLLQDRYRVHKLLGKGGFGQTFEVDDGGTVKVLKILRADRFQSPEGKKKAVSLFQREALVLSRLQHPGIPKVERDGYFTLADGNGEQLHCLVMEKIEGLNLKQWQSKRGNQPIPQEQALIWLKQLADILAQVHQQELVHRDIKPSNIMIRSTGQLALIDFGAVREITETFLQKQKQNATGTVIISAGYTPPEQAEGHAVAQSDFFALGRTFVYLLTGKHPNDFDKDPRTGRLQWRESAPHISRELADLIDYLMATFPGKRPQTPQMILRCLEEIVSPPPLPLPPPIVEQTRSSDSYPSKPKGFLSLISSFLPTTSTNSNPWAKARLRRTLTGHGDVVKAIAISPDGQTLVTGSYDKTVKLWSLNTGEVRNTLNDHTHRITSVAISPDGQTLATGSYDKTIRLWALSTGELLHTLTGRPDRVRYLAFSPNGQTLISSGDWEIKIWAVRTGKLLRILAGNSNSARIVALTPDGHTCAVASLDGTLELWNPHTGRLLRTFSNQLTEITSLAYSLDGQVLASGSSNAIHLWNPTTGKQLRGFSTQSSGTASITFNPDGKTLACASGKIIELWNWQTGKRLCTLSGHFRAVESVAFGLKGQILVSGSSDQTIKIWQPMS, from the coding sequence TCCTAAAAATTCTCAGGGCGGATCGTTTCCAAAGCCCGGAAGGTAAAAAAAAGGCCGTCTCTCTCTTCCAACGAGAAGCTTTAGTTTTGAGTCGGCTACAGCATCCCGGCATTCCTAAGGTTGAGCGGGATGGATATTTTACGCTGGCTGACGGGAATGGTGAGCAACTGCACTGCCTGGTGATGGAGAAAATTGAGGGGTTGAATTTAAAGCAATGGCAGTCGAAACGTGGGAATCAACCCATCCCTCAAGAACAAGCGCTCATTTGGTTGAAGCAACTTGCTGATATTCTGGCTCAAGTCCATCAACAAGAACTCGTCCATCGGGATATTAAACCCTCTAATATCATGATCCGAAGCACTGGACAACTGGCCTTAATTGACTTTGGAGCGGTTCGGGAAATCACTGAGACCTTTTTACAGAAACAAAAACAGAATGCTACAGGAACGGTAATTATTTCAGCGGGTTATACCCCCCCAGAGCAAGCGGAGGGTCATGCTGTGGCGCAGTCGGATTTCTTTGCCTTGGGACGTACCTTTGTCTATTTATTGACTGGCAAACACCCGAATGATTTTGATAAAGACCCGCGCACCGGTCGGCTGCAATGGCGAGAGAGTGCCCCGCATATTTCGCGGGAATTGGCAGATTTAATTGATTACCTAATGGCAACCTTTCCCGGTAAACGCCCTCAAACGCCACAGATGATTTTGCGTTGCCTTGAGGAGATTGTCTCCCCACCGCCCTTGCCACTCCCCCCTCCGATTGTGGAACAAACGCGATCGTCCGATTCCTATCCCTCAAAGCCGAAAGGATTCTTATCTCTAATTTCCAGCTTTCTGCCCACGACTAGCACAAATTCTAACCCTTGGGCTAAAGCGAGACTCCGCCGAACCCTGACGGGACATGGGGATGTGGTGAAAGCGATCGCCATTAGTCCTGATGGTCAAACCTTAGTCACGGGCAGTTATGACAAAACGGTCAAGTTATGGTCACTCAACACCGGAGAAGTCCGAAACACTCTGAACGACCACACCCACCGGATTACTAGCGTTGCCATCAGTCCTGATGGTCAAACCTTAGCCACGGGCAGTTATGACAAAACGATTAGGTTGTGGGCGCTGAGTACTGGAGAATTACTCCATACCCTCACTGGTCGTCCGGATCGAGTTCGCTACCTGGCTTTTAGTCCCAATGGTCAGACTCTGATCAGTAGTGGGGATTGGGAAATCAAAATCTGGGCTGTCCGCACCGGGAAGCTGCTGCGTATTTTGGCGGGAAACTCCAATTCCGCTCGAATTGTCGCATTGACGCCGGATGGTCATACCTGTGCCGTTGCGAGTTTGGATGGCACCCTTGAGTTGTGGAATCCCCACACGGGCAGATTGCTTCGCACGTTTTCCAATCAGTTGACCGAAATTACATCTCTTGCTTATAGCCTGGATGGGCAAGTCCTTGCTAGTGGAAGTAGTAACGCGATTCACCTGTGGAACCCGACAACAGGCAAACAACTGCGCGGCTTTTCGACTCAGTCGAGTGGAACGGCGTCCATCACCTTTAACCCGGATGGTAAGACCCTTGCCTGCGCCAGTGGCAAAATCATTGAGTTGTGGAATTGGCAAACCGGAAAACGGCTATGTACGCTTTCGGGTCATTTCAGGGCTGTTGAGTCTGTTGCCTTTGGACTGAAGGGACAAATTCTGGTGAGTGGCAGTAGTGACCAAACCATCAAGATTTGGCAGCCAATGTCCTAA